A genomic stretch from Streptococcus oralis includes:
- a CDS encoding glycosyltransferase family 2 protein — protein sequence MFISIIIPVYNVKDYLHYAMESLFRQTYKDFEVILVNDGSTDDSGELCNHYAENHENIYVFHKKNGGLSDARNFGVEKASSDWIVFLDPDDYLEIDALELLVKIQKRYDADLISTKVKSTSTYEDYNSDHIGESDYSNLDVLSKEEALELMLQDKVATVSACAKLYHKSILERAPFPIGKIYEDFYVVGEHLALANRIVISPYKTYNYYCRPGSIVRSKFTVKRFNFFEAAEYNRSIIKKHYNSKELEDVLNIKIVQGSFSISSSAAESDVESLLLIRRKLFSLYWSVFASPKASFRLKLKYTLFLLFPKEYYKLKKMIKKVD from the coding sequence ATGTTCATTAGTATTATTATTCCAGTATATAATGTGAAAGACTATCTGCATTATGCAATGGAAAGTTTATTTAGACAAACATATAAGGACTTTGAAGTTATTTTAGTCAATGATGGTTCAACAGATGATTCTGGAGAATTATGTAATCACTACGCTGAAAATCATGAGAATATTTATGTTTTTCATAAAAAAAATGGCGGACTCTCGGATGCTAGAAATTTTGGTGTTGAGAAAGCTTCTTCGGATTGGATAGTTTTTCTGGATCCAGATGACTATTTGGAAATAGATGCTTTAGAACTACTGGTTAAGATTCAGAAAAGATATGACGCAGATTTGATATCAACTAAAGTAAAATCTACCTCGACATATGAAGATTATAATTCTGACCATATAGGAGAATCTGATTATAGTAATCTTGATGTTCTTTCGAAAGAGGAAGCACTTGAACTAATGCTCCAAGATAAAGTTGCAACAGTATCAGCCTGTGCTAAACTATATCATAAGAGTATTTTAGAAAGAGCTCCCTTCCCTATTGGGAAAATCTATGAAGATTTTTATGTTGTTGGTGAACATTTAGCATTAGCAAATAGAATTGTGATTAGCCCATATAAAACCTACAATTACTATTGTCGACCAGGAAGTATTGTTCGATCTAAGTTTACTGTAAAGAGATTTAACTTTTTTGAAGCTGCTGAATATAATCGTAGCATTATTAAAAAGCATTACAATTCAAAAGAACTTGAAGATGTTTTGAACATCAAAATAGTACAGGGTTCCTTTTCTATTTCTTCGTCAGCCGCTGAATCAGATGTAGAATCCTTACTATTAATTAGGAGGAAACTATTCTCATTGTATTGGAGTGTTTTTGCATCTCCAAAAGCTTCTTTTAGACTGAAATTGAAATATACGTTATTTTTACTTTTTCCTAAAGAATATTACAAATTAAAAAAAATGATAAAGAAAGTGGATTAA